One part of the Anaeromyxobacter sp. Fw109-5 genome encodes these proteins:
- a CDS encoding nucleotidyltransferase family protein — translation MISTERPGEHLATRDREAGELDARADALRALSNAGVPHLVAGAYAFFEYTGIFRDTKDLDIFLRERDLEDAFRVLEAAGFRTELLDPTWIGKGYRGEWFVDLIFSSGNGVAVVDDLWFEHARPGRVMGVDVLLAPPEEIIWSKGYVLERERYDGADVNHLLRACGDSLDWDRLLQRFDRHWEVLFSHLMLYRFTYPCERDKVPERVMHALMQRTRADMLEGNHVRPVCRGTLISRVQYRHDLEHLGYEDGRALDEAERGGRTERDGGRGRDLPAGGDR, via the coding sequence ATGATCTCGACCGAACGGCCGGGGGAGCACCTCGCGACGCGGGACCGGGAGGCGGGTGAGCTCGACGCCCGGGCCGACGCCCTGCGCGCCCTCTCGAACGCCGGCGTGCCCCACCTGGTCGCCGGCGCCTACGCCTTCTTCGAGTACACGGGGATCTTCCGGGACACGAAGGACCTCGACATCTTCCTCCGCGAGCGCGACCTCGAGGACGCCTTCCGCGTGCTCGAGGCCGCCGGGTTCCGGACCGAGCTGCTCGATCCGACCTGGATCGGCAAGGGCTACCGGGGGGAGTGGTTCGTCGACCTCATCTTCTCCTCCGGCAACGGCGTCGCCGTGGTGGACGACCTGTGGTTCGAGCACGCCCGGCCCGGGCGCGTGATGGGCGTGGACGTGCTGCTCGCCCCCCCGGAGGAGATCATCTGGTCGAAGGGCTACGTGCTCGAGCGCGAGCGGTACGACGGCGCCGACGTGAACCACCTCCTGCGAGCGTGCGGCGACTCGCTCGACTGGGACCGGCTCCTGCAGCGGTTCGACCGCCACTGGGAGGTGCTCTTCTCGCACCTCATGCTCTACCGCTTCACCTATCCGTGCGAGCGGGACAAGGTGCCGGAGCGCGTCATGCACGCGCTGATGCAGCGCACCCGCGCCGACATGCTGGAGGGGAACCACGTCCGCCCGGTCTGCAGGGGCACCCTCATCTCTCGCGTGCAGTACCGGCACGACCTCGAGCACCTCGGCTACGAGGACGGGCGGGCGCTGGACGAGGCCGAGCGGGGCGGAAGGACGGAGCGCGATGGCGGACGGGGACGGGACCTTCCGGCTGGCGGCGATCGCTGA
- the thiO gene encoding glycine oxidase ThiO, translating to MRTDVVVVGAGIQGASVALRLAQAGRDVVVLERSIPGAEASSAAGGILSPGVEAIEPGPFYALCRASLARYPEFVREVEARSGIAVGYRALGTLEVALDDDHARLLAGRAEKLERSGLPVEVLDEAAVRALEPGVSSEARGALYFADEASLDPRLLARAVYVAAARAGARFVTGDVRRIRTEGGRAAGVDHAAGRIDAGAVVLAAGSWSLLVEGNGLPPGAVRPVRGQIAVVDTRPPLLSRVVFSGNGYVVPRPDGRILCGSTMEDVGWEKAVTAGGLRHVLGVAVEIAPALAQAPVVETWSNFRPASPDGEPILGEGTVPGLFYATGHTRNGILLAPVTADAIAAAVTGAAAPLDLAPFSPARLGAILGRR from the coding sequence ATGCGGACGGACGTGGTGGTGGTGGGCGCCGGCATCCAGGGCGCCTCGGTCGCGCTGCGGCTCGCGCAGGCGGGGCGCGACGTGGTGGTGCTCGAGCGCTCGATCCCGGGCGCCGAGGCGTCGAGCGCGGCGGGCGGCATCCTCTCTCCTGGCGTCGAGGCGATCGAGCCCGGCCCGTTCTACGCGCTCTGCCGCGCCTCGCTCGCGCGCTACCCGGAGTTCGTGCGCGAGGTCGAGGCGCGCTCCGGGATCGCGGTGGGCTACCGCGCGCTCGGCACGCTGGAGGTCGCGCTCGACGACGATCACGCGCGGCTCCTCGCGGGCAGGGCCGAGAAGCTGGAGCGCAGCGGCCTGCCCGTGGAGGTGCTCGACGAGGCCGCCGTCCGCGCCCTCGAGCCGGGCGTCTCCTCAGAGGCGCGCGGCGCCCTCTACTTCGCCGACGAGGCGTCGCTCGATCCGCGCCTGCTCGCGCGCGCGGTGTACGTCGCCGCGGCGCGCGCCGGCGCGCGGTTCGTGACGGGGGACGTGCGCCGCATCCGCACGGAGGGCGGCCGCGCCGCGGGCGTCGACCACGCGGCAGGGCGGATCGACGCCGGGGCGGTGGTGCTCGCCGCGGGGAGCTGGAGCCTCCTCGTGGAGGGAAACGGCCTCCCGCCGGGCGCGGTGCGCCCGGTGCGCGGTCAGATCGCCGTCGTGGACACTCGGCCGCCGCTCCTCTCCCGCGTGGTCTTCTCGGGCAACGGCTACGTGGTGCCCCGACCCGACGGCCGGATCCTGTGCGGCTCCACCATGGAGGACGTGGGCTGGGAGAAGGCGGTCACCGCGGGCGGGCTCCGCCACGTCCTCGGCGTCGCTGTCGAGATCGCGCCCGCGCTCGCCCAGGCGCCGGTCGTGGAGACCTGGTCGAACTTCCGGCCCGCGAGCCCGGACGGCGAACCCATCCTCGGCGAGGGGACGGTCCCCGGCCTGTTCTACGCCACCGGCCACACCCGCAACGGGATCCTCCTCGCGCCCGTCACCGCGGACGCGATCGCCGCCGCCGTCACCGGCGCCGCCGCGCCGCTCGACCTCGCGCCCTTCTCGCCCGCGCGGCTCGGCGCGATCCTCGGGCGGCGCTGA
- a CDS encoding metallopeptidase family protein, with the protein MHRPLRRAVWLVLLAACTRPPAPTAPSAPNPTAPAARASSAPTAAVRPQGAPAPSIVSPAGARAAPPCLPAEPSASPGVLAEESAAALERGSSERALACADEALQRAPRHVGALTARGEALAAAGRVDEARLAFARALAIEPDEPRALLGAAELHVRRLASSPEAIEAGLEYALRGARAANLRKDRELAGRLELVAGMAENDLGRSHLALGHLDRSVQALPGDADAVYERGVALYELCRFDEAQRAFERALALAPDDPWTIHQLGLLAERRGDERRAASLLGRARSLAPDDFKVELPVDMGGFRDEVEAAVASLPAEERSALGSVPIEIQDLPDLEDLLAVHPPLSPSILGLFRGPSEDEPCTHADGPRCRTIVFYRKNLLRFARDRRELTEQVRVTLLHELGHLHGESDDDLRARGLE; encoded by the coding sequence ATGCACCGGCCGCTTCGCCGCGCGGTGTGGCTCGTCCTCCTTGCGGCGTGCACCCGCCCCCCTGCGCCCACCGCACCGTCGGCGCCCAACCCGACCGCGCCCGCGGCGCGCGCGAGCAGCGCGCCGACCGCCGCGGTACGGCCGCAGGGGGCCCCCGCCCCCTCGATCGTCTCTCCGGCCGGCGCCCGGGCCGCGCCGCCTTGCCTCCCCGCCGAGCCCTCGGCCTCCCCCGGCGTGCTGGCGGAGGAGTCCGCCGCGGCGCTCGAGCGTGGGTCGTCCGAGCGGGCGCTCGCCTGCGCCGACGAGGCGCTGCAGCGCGCGCCGCGCCACGTGGGAGCGCTCACCGCGCGCGGCGAGGCGCTCGCGGCCGCCGGCCGGGTGGACGAGGCGCGCCTCGCGTTCGCGCGGGCGCTCGCCATCGAGCCGGACGAGCCCCGCGCGCTGCTCGGCGCGGCCGAGCTCCACGTCCGCCGCCTCGCGAGCTCACCGGAGGCCATCGAGGCGGGGCTCGAGTACGCCCTCCGCGGCGCGCGCGCCGCCAATCTGCGGAAGGACCGCGAGCTCGCCGGGCGGCTCGAGCTCGTCGCCGGGATGGCCGAGAACGACCTCGGCCGCAGCCACCTCGCCCTCGGCCACCTCGATCGCTCCGTCCAGGCCCTGCCCGGCGACGCCGACGCCGTGTACGAGCGCGGCGTGGCGCTCTACGAGCTCTGCCGGTTCGACGAGGCGCAGCGGGCCTTCGAGCGCGCCCTCGCGCTCGCCCCCGACGATCCCTGGACGATCCACCAGCTCGGGCTGCTCGCGGAGCGCCGCGGCGACGAGCGGCGCGCGGCGTCGCTCCTCGGCCGCGCGCGCTCGCTCGCGCCGGACGACTTCAAGGTGGAGCTGCCCGTGGACATGGGCGGCTTCCGCGACGAGGTGGAGGCCGCCGTCGCCTCGCTCCCCGCCGAGGAGCGCAGCGCGCTCGGGTCGGTGCCCATCGAGATCCAGGACCTGCCCGACCTCGAGGACCTGCTCGCCGTGCACCCGCCGCTCTCGCCCTCGATCCTGGGGCTCTTCCGCGGCCCGTCCGAGGACGAGCCCTGCACGCACGCGGACGGGCCGCGCTGCCGCACCATCGTGTTCTACCGGAAGAACCTGCTCCGCTTCGCCCGCGACCGGCGCGAGCTCACCGAGCAGGTCCGCGTCACGCTCCTGCACGAGCTCGGGCACCTGCACGGCGAGAGCGACGACGACCTGCGCGCGCGCGGCCTGGAGTAG
- a CDS encoding DNA polymerase IV: MTGPRTILHLDLDAFFASVEQLDDASLRGRPVIVGGPSRRGVVCAASYEARRFGVRSAMPTAQARKLCPEGTFVAPRFARYAELSERVFGIYRRYTPLVEPLSLDEAFLDVTASRALHGGGRDIATAVKRAVRGECGLAVSAGVAEVKLAAKIATDLGKPDGLVEVPPGGVAAFLAPLPVGRLWGVGPVTEGALRKLGVTLVGELARLPETALAAVVGASNARGLRALASGEDPREVVPDEEARSVGAEETFGEDVTGRAALERALLEQAGRVGRRLRAAGLAGHTVTLKVKYADFTLVTRRTTLAHPTDDDRAIYEAARAQLARVEADRPVRLTGVSVSGFAGAAERDQLDLFASGAPARPPDAEKRRSLNAALDALALRFGDRAVTRADLADDADDD, encoded by the coding sequence ATGACGGGGCCGCGCACCATCCTGCACCTCGACCTCGACGCGTTCTTCGCGTCGGTGGAGCAGCTCGACGACGCCTCGCTGCGCGGGCGCCCGGTGATCGTGGGTGGCCCATCGCGGCGCGGCGTGGTGTGCGCGGCGAGCTACGAGGCGCGCCGGTTCGGCGTCCGCTCCGCCATGCCGACCGCGCAGGCGCGCAAGCTGTGCCCCGAAGGGACCTTCGTCGCGCCGCGCTTCGCGCGCTACGCGGAGCTCTCCGAGAGGGTCTTCGGGATCTACCGGCGCTACACACCGCTCGTCGAGCCGCTCTCGCTCGACGAGGCGTTCCTCGACGTCACCGCGAGCCGCGCCCTGCACGGCGGGGGGCGCGACATCGCCACGGCGGTGAAGCGCGCGGTGCGCGGGGAGTGCGGGCTCGCCGTCTCGGCCGGCGTGGCCGAGGTGAAGCTGGCGGCCAAGATCGCGACGGACCTCGGCAAGCCCGATGGGCTCGTGGAGGTCCCGCCCGGCGGCGTCGCCGCCTTCCTCGCGCCGCTGCCCGTCGGCCGCCTGTGGGGGGTCGGGCCGGTGACCGAGGGTGCGCTCCGCAAGCTCGGCGTGACGCTCGTCGGCGAGCTCGCGCGCCTGCCGGAGACGGCCCTCGCGGCCGTGGTGGGCGCGTCCAACGCGCGGGGGCTCCGAGCGCTGGCCTCGGGCGAGGATCCGCGCGAGGTGGTGCCCGACGAGGAGGCCAGGTCGGTCGGCGCGGAGGAGACCTTCGGCGAGGACGTCACCGGGCGCGCCGCCCTGGAGCGCGCCCTCCTCGAGCAGGCCGGGCGGGTGGGGCGCCGGCTCAGGGCCGCGGGGCTCGCCGGCCACACCGTGACGCTCAAGGTGAAGTACGCCGACTTCACGCTCGTCACCCGCCGGACGACGCTCGCGCACCCCACCGACGACGACCGCGCCATCTACGAGGCGGCGCGCGCGCAGCTCGCGCGCGTGGAGGCGGACCGCCCGGTGCGGCTCACGGGCGTGTCGGTGTCGGGCTTCGCCGGCGCGGCGGAGCGCGACCAGCTGGATCTGTTCGCGTCCGGGGCTCCCGCGCGCCCGCCCGACGCCGAGAAGCGCCGCTCCCTGAACGCCGCGCTCGACGCCCTCGCCCTGCGCTTCGGGGATCGCGCCGTCACGCGCGCCGACCTCGCCGACGACGCGGACGACGACTGA
- a CDS encoding response regulator, giving the protein MMPGQYILVVDDDDDFREALSEVLVEAGYPVQKAENGEVALARVSDEAPGIVLLDLKMPVLDGWGVMERMRGDAKSAAVPILILSAYGFEWEAELLGAQGYIPKSVGMDEILERVRKAAGPPPLRH; this is encoded by the coding sequence ATGATGCCGGGCCAGTACATCCTCGTCGTCGACGACGACGACGACTTTCGCGAGGCGCTTTCCGAGGTGCTCGTCGAGGCGGGCTACCCCGTGCAGAAGGCGGAGAACGGCGAGGTCGCGCTGGCGCGCGTCTCCGACGAGGCGCCCGGCATCGTGCTCCTCGACCTCAAGATGCCGGTGCTCGACGGCTGGGGGGTGATGGAGCGGATGCGCGGGGACGCGAAGAGCGCCGCCGTGCCGATCCTGATCCTCTCCGCCTACGGGTTCGAGTGGGAGGCGGAGCTCCTCGGCGCGCAGGGCTACATCCCGAAGTCGGTCGGGATGGACGAGATCCTGGAGCGCGTCCGCAAGGCCGCCGGCCCGCCTCCCTTGAGGCACTGA
- a CDS encoding metallophosphoesterase, which yields MADGDGTFRLAAIADLHCRQDQHGRFREVVKMVNGEAEGLVLAGDLTDHGSVDEAKTLAEAFSQLRVPCAAVLGNHDYEGGVVKDIVRILGESKIEVLDGDHAVFDKRVGIAGVKGFAGGFERGMLQAFGEPVIKAFVQEGVNESLKLEAALGQLDLPIKVVLMHYAPILETCDGEHLEIRPFLGTSRLCAPCEAFGATAVFHGHAHHGKTDGHTPKGIPVFNVAMPLVRKLWDRRFRVFDVSEGSCTPVGDTAASPQPQQPQLIVTTTH from the coding sequence ATGGCGGACGGGGACGGGACCTTCCGGCTGGCGGCGATCGCTGACCTGCACTGCCGGCAGGATCAGCACGGCCGCTTCCGCGAGGTCGTGAAGATGGTGAACGGCGAGGCCGAGGGGCTGGTCCTCGCCGGCGACCTCACCGATCACGGCAGCGTGGACGAGGCGAAGACGCTCGCGGAGGCGTTCTCCCAGCTGCGCGTGCCGTGCGCCGCGGTGCTCGGCAACCACGACTACGAGGGCGGGGTGGTGAAGGACATCGTCCGGATCCTGGGCGAGTCCAAGATCGAGGTGCTGGACGGGGATCACGCGGTGTTCGACAAGCGGGTGGGGATCGCCGGCGTGAAGGGCTTCGCGGGCGGGTTCGAGCGGGGGATGCTCCAGGCGTTCGGCGAGCCGGTGATCAAGGCCTTCGTGCAGGAGGGCGTGAACGAGTCCCTGAAGCTGGAGGCCGCCCTCGGCCAGCTCGACCTGCCGATCAAGGTCGTCCTCATGCACTACGCCCCCATCCTGGAGACCTGCGACGGGGAGCACCTGGAGATCCGCCCCTTCCTCGGCACCTCGCGCCTCTGCGCGCCCTGCGAGGCGTTCGGGGCGACGGCGGTGTTCCACGGCCACGCCCACCACGGGAAGACCGACGGGCACACCCCCAAGGGGATCCCGGTGTTCAACGTCGCGATGCCGCTCGTGCGAAAGCTGTGGGATCGGCGCTTCCGCGTCTTCGACGTCTCGGAGGGGAGCTGCACGCCGGTCGGCGACACCGCCGCGAGCCCGCAGCCGCAGCAGCCGCAGCTCATCGTCACGACCACGCACTGA
- a CDS encoding PTS sugar transporter subunit IIA, producing MVGLVVATHGGLAEELLRTAEGIVGHLEQCEAVSIGASSSMEDCRARLGEAVKRVDTGEGVLVLTDMFGGTPANLALTFLDEKLEVVTGVNLPMVLKLASARAENLGLHAAAELLTGYGQKNITLASELLRTRARTSRP from the coding sequence ATGGTCGGACTCGTCGTCGCCACGCACGGTGGGCTCGCGGAGGAGCTGCTCCGCACCGCCGAGGGCATCGTCGGACACCTCGAGCAGTGCGAGGCGGTGAGCATCGGCGCGTCCTCCTCCATGGAGGACTGCCGGGCGCGCCTCGGCGAGGCGGTGAAGCGCGTCGACACCGGCGAGGGCGTCCTCGTGCTCACCGACATGTTCGGCGGCACCCCCGCCAACCTGGCGCTCACCTTCCTCGACGAGAAGCTCGAGGTGGTCACCGGCGTGAACCTGCCCATGGTGCTGAAGCTCGCCTCCGCGCGCGCGGAGAACCTCGGCCTGCACGCCGCCGCCGAGCTGCTCACCGGCTACGGCCAGAAGAACATCACCCTCGCCTCGGAGCTGCTCCGCACCCGGGCCCGCACGAGCCGCCCGTGA
- the hprK gene encoding HPr(Ser) kinase/phosphatase yields MDAIRVGALLDDKKFDLRLSLVAGKQGLSRRISSARIQKPGLVLAGFTENLHRERVQVFGNTEMSYLATLPRERAVDVLRSFFSADVACLVVTKGLDVPPEMAAAADESGVPLLRTTHLSSTFIEGVQNYLEDILTAQTSMHGVLLDVFGVGILLLGKSGIGKSEIALDLIMRGHRLVADDIVDVKRRTPDSVYGAGSEIIKHHMEIRGLGIINIKDLFGVASIRERKKIEIVLELVEWDPSVEYDRLGVEEKKFRILDVEIPMLIVPVRPGRNMTTIVEVAARNHLLKLQGHHSAREFQERLNRAIALAPGGRVGELDVE; encoded by the coding sequence ATGGACGCGATCCGCGTCGGGGCCCTCCTCGACGACAAGAAGTTCGACCTCCGGCTCTCCCTCGTCGCGGGCAAGCAGGGGCTCTCGCGCCGCATCAGCTCCGCCCGGATCCAGAAGCCCGGGCTCGTGCTGGCCGGCTTCACCGAGAACCTCCACCGCGAGCGGGTGCAGGTGTTCGGCAACACCGAGATGAGCTATCTCGCGACGCTGCCGCGCGAGCGCGCCGTCGACGTCCTGCGGAGCTTCTTCTCGGCCGACGTCGCCTGCCTGGTGGTCACGAAGGGGCTCGACGTGCCGCCCGAGATGGCGGCGGCGGCGGACGAGTCCGGCGTGCCGCTGCTGCGCACGACGCACCTCAGCTCCACGTTCATCGAGGGGGTCCAGAACTACCTCGAGGACATCCTCACCGCGCAGACCTCCATGCACGGCGTGCTGCTCGACGTGTTCGGCGTCGGCATCCTCCTGCTCGGGAAGTCCGGCATCGGCAAGAGCGAGATCGCGCTCGACCTCATCATGCGCGGCCACCGGCTGGTCGCCGACGACATCGTGGACGTGAAGCGGCGCACGCCCGACTCGGTCTACGGGGCGGGATCCGAGATCATCAAGCACCACATGGAGATCCGCGGCCTCGGGATCATCAACATCAAGGACCTCTTCGGCGTCGCCTCCATCCGCGAGCGGAAGAAGATCGAGATCGTCCTCGAGCTCGTGGAGTGGGATCCCAGCGTCGAGTACGACCGGCTCGGCGTCGAGGAGAAGAAGTTCCGCATCCTCGACGTGGAGATCCCCATGCTCATCGTCCCGGTCCGGCCGGGCCGCAACATGACCACCATCGTGGAGGTGGCGGCGCGCAATCACCTCCTCAAGCTCCAGGGCCACCACTCGGCGCGCGAGTTCCAGGAGCGCCTGAACCGCGCCATCGCGCTCGCCCCCGGCGGGCGCGTCGGGGAGCTGGACGTCGAATGA
- a CDS encoding SIR2 family protein: MEAPADLHELRERLLARLARGQLVLLVGAGASRWAGLPSWREIVCALAEDLLPALREQVPDARARFTPPAPDEPVSLDALLRLPEAYRFLRGEARLVERLRVLFDTSRIDPAQLPLHHRLVRLAPFVPAIYTTNFDDLLERTFAWAGRPCQVVAAAEDLRRWQFDEVDGRQVPRFPIYKLHGTLERPGSLVIGESDFLRRSDLAANPIDLRFSSDVMGREILLVGYGFNDPNLRWIWTKLRDLRVPPVGWFLELGASSDLERATVAMDRIGRVDLHASDPVHPPELLAFLEDLASWCERELGPREEPRPASPPTAAARPRPVP; encoded by the coding sequence ATGGAGGCCCCCGCCGACCTGCACGAGCTGAGGGAGCGGCTGCTCGCCCGGCTCGCGCGCGGGCAGCTCGTGCTGCTCGTCGGCGCCGGCGCGTCGCGCTGGGCAGGCCTCCCCTCCTGGCGCGAGATCGTCTGCGCGCTCGCCGAGGATCTCCTCCCCGCGCTGCGCGAGCAGGTACCGGACGCGCGCGCCCGGTTCACCCCGCCCGCGCCCGACGAGCCGGTGTCGCTCGACGCCCTGCTCCGCCTGCCGGAGGCCTACCGTTTCCTGCGCGGCGAGGCGCGGCTCGTCGAGAGGCTCCGCGTCCTGTTCGACACGAGCCGCATCGACCCCGCGCAGCTCCCGCTGCACCACCGGCTCGTCCGCCTCGCGCCCTTCGTCCCGGCCATCTACACGACCAACTTCGACGACCTCCTCGAGCGCACGTTCGCGTGGGCCGGCCGGCCCTGCCAGGTGGTCGCGGCCGCGGAGGACCTGCGGCGCTGGCAGTTCGACGAGGTGGACGGGCGGCAGGTGCCGCGCTTCCCGATCTACAAGCTGCACGGCACGCTCGAGCGGCCCGGCTCGCTCGTCATCGGGGAGTCCGACTTCCTCCGCCGCTCGGATCTCGCCGCGAACCCCATCGACCTGCGCTTCTCGTCGGACGTGATGGGGCGCGAGATCCTGCTCGTCGGCTACGGGTTCAACGACCCCAACCTGCGCTGGATCTGGACGAAGCTGCGCGACCTGCGGGTCCCGCCGGTGGGTTGGTTCCTCGAGCTCGGCGCCTCGTCCGACCTCGAGCGGGCGACGGTCGCGATGGACCGCATCGGGCGGGTGGACCTGCACGCGTCGGATCCGGTGCATCCGCCGGAGCTCCTCGCCTTCCTGGAGGACCTGGCGTCGTGGTGCGAGCGGGAGCTCGGGCCGCGCGAGGAGCCGCGCCCCGCCTCCCCCCCGACCGCCGCCGCGCGTCCGAGGCCGGTCCCGTGA
- the rapZ gene encoding RNase adapter RapZ yields the protein MNELVNRGGPEVVILTGVSGSGKSTALRALEDAGFYCVDNLPILFLEKLLELSGHTAGEVSRIALVVDAREGRFLADAPRVIQEIRQQGADVEVLFLDASDESLVRRYSETRRRHPLAGESGTVPDGIAAERQALAALKAIADEVIDTTTLNVHELKRLVTRRFATSEGARLGVTVVSFGFRFGLPTHADVVLDVRFLPNPYFIPELKPHPGTDPRVARFVLGQPDAKAFLERISDLLGFLLPRYRAEGKSYLTIAIGCTGGKHRSVALAGALAERLEGGGQPVRLWHRDVEKE from the coding sequence ATGAACGAGCTCGTCAACCGCGGCGGCCCGGAGGTGGTGATCCTCACCGGCGTGTCCGGCTCGGGGAAGTCCACGGCGCTGCGCGCCCTCGAGGACGCGGGCTTCTACTGCGTCGACAACCTGCCCATCCTCTTCCTCGAGAAGCTCCTCGAGCTGTCCGGCCACACCGCCGGCGAGGTCTCGCGCATCGCGCTCGTGGTGGACGCGCGCGAGGGCCGCTTCCTCGCCGACGCGCCGCGCGTCATCCAGGAGATCCGCCAGCAGGGGGCGGACGTCGAGGTGCTGTTCCTCGACGCGTCGGACGAGTCGCTCGTGCGCCGCTACTCGGAGACGCGCCGGCGCCACCCCCTCGCCGGCGAGAGCGGCACGGTCCCCGACGGCATCGCCGCCGAGCGCCAGGCCCTCGCCGCGCTGAAGGCCATCGCGGACGAGGTCATCGACACGACGACCCTCAACGTGCACGAGCTGAAGCGGCTCGTGACGCGGCGCTTCGCGACGTCCGAGGGGGCTCGGCTGGGCGTCACGGTGGTCTCCTTCGGGTTCCGCTTCGGGCTCCCCACCCACGCCGACGTGGTCCTCGACGTGCGCTTCCTGCCGAACCCGTACTTCATCCCGGAGCTGAAGCCGCACCCGGGGACCGACCCGCGCGTGGCGCGCTTCGTCCTCGGCCAGCCGGACGCGAAGGCCTTCCTCGAGCGGATCTCCGACCTGCTGGGCTTCCTGCTCCCGCGCTACCGCGCCGAGGGGAAGAGCTACCTCACCATCGCCATCGGCTGCACCGGCGGGAAGCACCGCTCCGTCGCCCTGGCCGGCGCCCTCGCCGAGCGCCTGGAGGGAGGCGGGCAGCCGGTGCGGCTGTGGCACCGAGACGTCGAGAAGGAGTAG
- a CDS encoding DHH family phosphoesterase yields MQLKVLYHGNCFDGCASAALFSRFFAEREGTRLSEVRHVPLQHGAGDPFPSGAFDGDVNACVDFRFSASPDLHWWFDHHASAFPTPNDRAAFERDASGQKFWDPAAPSCTGFIARTLAERFEWRADDLAELVRWADVIDAARFDSPATAVRLEAPALRIMTLLEATKDPSIPARLIEALQHRPLAEIADEPWVARPLAPILARHAEAIDTYRRIARVEGGVVTIDLGETPIESANKFIAYELFPQARYTVVVSRDAKRAKVSVGSNPWARPARAHDISRLCERYGGGGHPVVGAVSLPPDRLEDARRIAGEIAETLRTEPSAP; encoded by the coding sequence ATGCAGCTCAAGGTCCTCTACCACGGCAACTGCTTCGACGGCTGCGCCTCGGCCGCGCTCTTCAGCCGGTTCTTCGCGGAGCGCGAGGGGACGCGCCTCTCGGAGGTCCGCCACGTCCCGCTGCAGCACGGGGCCGGCGACCCGTTCCCCTCGGGCGCCTTCGACGGCGACGTGAACGCGTGCGTCGACTTCCGCTTCTCCGCCTCGCCGGACCTTCACTGGTGGTTCGACCACCACGCCAGCGCGTTCCCCACGCCTAACGACCGTGCCGCGTTCGAGCGCGACGCGAGCGGCCAGAAGTTCTGGGATCCGGCCGCGCCGAGCTGCACCGGCTTCATCGCCCGGACCCTCGCCGAGCGCTTCGAGTGGCGGGCCGACGACCTCGCCGAGCTCGTCCGCTGGGCCGACGTCATCGACGCGGCCCGCTTCGACTCGCCCGCCACCGCCGTGCGGCTCGAGGCGCCGGCGCTGCGGATCATGACGCTGCTCGAGGCCACGAAGGACCCGTCGATCCCCGCCCGGCTCATCGAGGCGCTGCAGCACCGCCCGCTCGCCGAGATCGCCGACGAGCCCTGGGTGGCCCGCCCGCTCGCGCCGATCCTGGCGCGGCACGCGGAGGCGATCGACACCTACCGGCGGATCGCCCGGGTGGAGGGCGGGGTCGTCACCATCGACCTCGGCGAGACGCCCATCGAGTCCGCCAACAAGTTCATCGCCTACGAGCTCTTCCCGCAGGCCCGCTACACCGTGGTGGTGAGCCGCGACGCGAAGCGCGCGAAGGTGTCGGTCGGATCGAACCCGTGGGCGCGCCCGGCGCGCGCCCACGACATCTCGCGGCTCTGCGAGCGCTACGGCGGCGGGGGCCATCCGGTGGTGGGCGCGGTCTCCCTCCCGCCCGACCGCCTCGAGGACGCGCGGCGCATCGCGGGCGAGATCGCGGAGACCCTGAGGACGGAGCCGAGCGCACCATGA
- a CDS encoding TetR/AcrR family transcriptional regulator, producing the protein MDASVAMRKAGAPRAGIAERIWDAARAEFSKRGYHGARVQGIARGAACNVALIYRHWASKRALYLDILRAVWLGSANEIARLVQSGPGGAAVVVAAYLDAMMKDPMGAQILIREYLDGAPFLSQLTQTDPALLEPVRRAAAALAAGDASDLDPVLTVVTVGGLAALVASSREAARPFVQEPIAPEAWRQHVLELLVNGLRPARPASVPGTPGGTPSNGAAV; encoded by the coding sequence ATGGACGCCTCTGTCGCCATGCGCAAGGCGGGCGCCCCGCGCGCTGGGATCGCGGAGCGGATCTGGGACGCGGCGCGCGCCGAGTTCTCGAAGCGCGGCTACCACGGCGCGCGGGTCCAGGGGATCGCGCGCGGCGCCGCCTGCAACGTGGCGCTCATCTACCGGCACTGGGCGTCCAAGCGGGCCCTCTACCTCGACATCCTGCGCGCCGTGTGGCTCGGCTCCGCGAACGAGATCGCGCGGCTCGTGCAGTCGGGGCCCGGCGGGGCGGCGGTGGTGGTCGCCGCGTACCTGGACGCCATGATGAAGGACCCGATGGGCGCCCAGATCCTGATCCGCGAGTACCTCGACGGCGCACCCTTCCTGTCGCAGCTGACCCAGACCGACCCGGCGCTCCTCGAGCCGGTGCGCCGCGCGGCCGCCGCGCTGGCGGCCGGGGACGCCTCCGATCTCGACCCGGTCCTCACCGTCGTCACCGTGGGAGGGCTCGCCGCGCTCGTCGCCTCCTCCCGCGAGGCGGCGCGCCCGTTCGTGCAGGAGCCGATCGCGCCGGAGGCGTGGCGCCAGCACGTGCTGGAGCTCCTCGTGAACGGCCTCCGGCCCGCGCGCCCTGCCTCCGTCCCCGGGACGCCGGGCGGCACGCCGAGCAACGGCGCAGCCGTGTGA